In Vanacampus margaritifer isolate UIUO_Vmar chromosome 6, RoL_Vmar_1.0, whole genome shotgun sequence, the DNA window AATGTCCCGCGTCTGCCCGAAGGTCAGCCGGCTCTTGCTGGGCGCCAACATCATCTTGGGCTTGGCCTTGAATCGGCCGCTGTGCTCGCCCTGGCCTTGCATCATGAGGTGCTGCGACACCACGTCGATGGGCACCGTGATGGTCTGCGCCACCAGCGACGCCGCCCCGCCAGCCACCACCGACTTCAGCGTGTTGCTGGACGAGTAGCGCGACACTTGCCTGCGCGCCAGCTCATAGGTGGTGATGTACGCCTGGCCCGACACCAGCGTGAAGGTGTTGATCATGAAGCCGCGGTACAGGCCCCGCACGCCCTCCGCTCGCAGGATTTTGCAGAAGGCGTCCACCGTGCCCGAGTAGAGCGCTTTGCCCTTCTGCACCTGCAGGCGTGTGCGGATGAGGCTGGCTGGGTACACGGTGGCGCGCGTGCTCAGGGTCATGAGCACGCCCAGAGAATAGAACTTCCTCTTATCCAGGTCCTCCCATTCAATGATCTGGATGGCACCTTTCTGCTGCATAGTGGTCcctggtgggggaggggggaggtcCGTGCCGCTAAAGCCTCGCGTCTGACGTCGTCTGCCCTCCAGGTGCCATCGcaactggataaaaaaaaaagaaaggttttGAGTATTTATTTGCAGGGAATCCAAATATTCAACTTCCCATAACAGATCCCGCATTTTATTTGTCCCTTTAATTTTTGTCTAGAGCTGCGTATTAGTTCAATTATGATAACTCCAGAATGTTATTTTAAGAAATGCCAATTATACATGCAAAAGcttatttttgaatgaatgaatgccaTACCCCTACAAGATGCATGCTATCCTCTGTGGTTGTGTAAACACATGCACCCTGAAAATCCACATTCCATTGTAATGGCTTGCTTAAGTGTAAATCCAAGCAATAATTGTGCATTATTGTACTATTTATTTGTGGTGAGTACTAAGTAGCAATTATGTTTgccccacacacacagacaaaaaaagttCACCTTCACGGAACGTCTTACAAATAACACAATTAACATCAATCATCGTTTTACCTTCAAACCAAtcgatgaaaaatgaccaaataagcatcaggccattttttttctcccacttcCACCATTTGAAGGGGAGTCACGTGTATATGTCACTAGCGCCCCTCCAACCCTGTTAGCTTAGCTCGCTGCTAAAGACGATCACAACAAACTCTGTTCATTTGCAAAACTCTTCAAATTTGACATCTCGTTTCGACGAACCTGTTTAGAGGCCCACTAGCTCGGTTCACCCCTGACGCTCGTCTTACTCTTTCATTCGGCTTCCTGCTCGACGACAAGCTAGGTCATGTCGTCCGGCCATGACTGCTAACGCACTGTAGCTAAACCGGAGGTGAAAGGTCGTCTCAGCTGCTTCTTATCCTTATCGGTATTTCgtgtgcaaaacaaaacaccataACAATATTGACGATTTGACGCAAACTCAAGGTTAAGTCTCGAAGTGACTGTTTAATTTTGTTGACGGCTTGTTCGAGTTGTCGCTCGTGATGCGTTCAAGTCCAACGCAACCACCGCAAATGTCATGATTACTGTAGACTGGGTTACTTGTTAAACGTTACAGCCAGTTTAAAAAGGACGTTTGAGTGAATACAGCTGGTTTAGGACTTTAGTCTTCTATcataacaaacaagcaaaaaaacccGTTATATTACAGTTATATAATCCAAGGTTACATGTATAAATTTGAACGTACAAAAGAAAGGATTCACAGAAGTCGGGGGGACCTTGAATATAACAcatttgtttcatatttaaaaaatatatatactttcctccttttttaaatatgtttaaaaaacaaaacaaaaacaaaactagctTGAAAGCatgccccaaaaaatattaagttATTGAGACATCAGGGTTTAAAGTGTGTTTGCTTAATCTgaaagttattatttatttatttaaaaagaaaatattgatcaaatataatatatttttcatctATCTACGCCACATACAGTGTCACACAAAGGAATGATAGTTTTGTGTTCAAGAGGCTCAGATTTGATCCTGGTTAAGTATATTTATGACTGTGTTACTTGATTCGAGATCATCATTATCTAATTTCAGTACATGTGTCATTCCAAAATTGGAGGACAACTTTGGCATCAGCGTTAGGAAGAACAGTTTGTATTCGTCCAGCtcacttttttaaaacattttatttgtcatgTGTTGTGTTTGGTTGCTGAATAAGTCTTTTACAGTTTAAatagttacattttatttgaagtaTTAATCTAATTACAGTAACAGGGTTGTAAATCAATACTAAAGTTAGAGTTTTGCTTAAGTATATGCTACCTGTGTAGTTGCTAGGGTaactgtttaaaaacaaacttacatttgtaaaaaaaataaaaaaaataaaaataaataacataataaaaaaataatgttattctTAATAATGTATTTGATATGTACAGGTTGGTGATCAAGAGGAATGGGAAATAGTTGCTCAAGAgctgttttggtattttttaaaagtacatttctgtATTTTCTGCATGTTTTATGTGACATTTCATGGAGGTGGGGGAGAAAATGTTCTTGAATTTTGTAATGACCCATatacttttaataataataataaacttttaataataataataataataataataataataataaatttgcatgcatttacagatttttttgtttgttttcatgagcTTTTATTTTAACGGGTTGCCCTTTCGCTTTAGACTTTTACTCTGAAGGCGTCAAGCCGGTGGGCGTGACCGCATCGTCCCTGGCTTGTGATTGGTCCGTTCGCTGTCGCCACCCGGATCGCGAGGATGAGTCGTGTTGATTTCATAAGTCATCATGGCGCTCACGTCTATGGGCAAAGGTAAAGAAGAGTCTTCTTATTCTTCTTGTAGTCCCCCTAGCTTGTCGTCACCTACGCTCACCTTCATTGTCAACCACACGGCTCCAATTCACATTTGTTTCAAACGAGATTTTAACTCTGGTTAATGTTACTTAAACCACAGCCAGCTTGGTTCTACACTCGAACCGAGCCAGTGTTGAAATTAGCCAGTGCCGCTGATCACATTTAACTTCACAGTAACTTAGTTTACTACATAATGTTGCGTCTGTACTCTTTCGTATGCTTTTTGGGGTGGTTGCTTTATCTCCGCCGCCAGTCGTTCAACCAGCTGCGCGATAAGTAGTTGACGAATGGGCTGTATGATAATGCTAgtaagctaacattagcctcCGCCTACACTGTGTTGTCAACCGGGGGTCGTTTAATGTCTCTCATCGGCAATTTACTTATCACTCGGGATTCCTTTTTCAACCTTCACGTGCaggaaaaaatgcattttattgacTGCTGATTCTAAACCGACATATGCTTTTTGCACCCTTTCTTTTTAAGGGGCGGGGAGAAATCACCTTTATTCAAAATACATAACCGTTTCTTAATAAATTACCAtgataaaatgttcaaataaacataATACATTAACTTGTTAAACTACATGACTTGGCAGGTAAATAAGTTTGTTATGGATTTttcgaaaggaaaaaaaataaaacgagtAACCCACGTTACGGTACATATGCGATATGCGTTTCATGTATAAATagacattttttctctctctctattttgcTCATCAGCACAACAACGAATTTTGTAGTTTAGCCtactgaaaaatatatattttaactgtaattAGTCGCACAAGTGACTAGATGAAAATGTAAACGTTTTTGGCGTGCGGGCACACACAGCACCTCGGCTTAAACATCGCCAATGTGGATACAACCTTGCTTTTAAGCACTGTGAACATGTTTtctaatgtaacatttttacattacaCAACCTGTTTGTGTCTTAATGCAAACTTGCCATTAGCATCTTTCTATTAGCAAATCATACTCAACTAGTTTTATTCTATGCACTCGCACCTTTTGTTTATGAGGGACAAGCACTGTTTTAACTACAGAATATTTTAGAACATAAGAACAGGTTGCTCAAGAAAGTAGATTTTTATCAGATTTGGCTCATCCCCTGGCATCTAAATTTAAATTACTTCCTTCGGAGTGCATATTCCGCATGCCCaggtgaggtaaaaaaaaaaaaaaagagtcttggGTTCCACAGTGGCCATTGGCCTTTTAAACAAATCTAAATGATCATATGCATTGTTaggtcatttttaacattctaagttacttttttaattattatagcATTTTCTAAGGCATACCGCATTTACTGTGGTCACTTagttttaatcttaaaaaataaataaataatgaattcattttcaatatcaTTGTCACGCATTTTGGGAATTTCTGGTCATTGTTAATTGTATTTGTGgattgtttgtctttgtttttgtcttgctgGCTGCACCCAGAATTATTCCAAatttctcaacatttttttttcctcaacaaaaGTATCCTTCCTGACGTCACACTTTTTATACGACTGGTCAACTAGTGAAACAGCACGTGTCTGTTTCACTGTGAAGTCGATAGCGTGATGTCTTGCTGAGACAGCAGTTAATCTTGCCAAGAAGGACTTTGTCATGTTCCATTTGCCGTGGAAGTTCATCCCAtgacaaatgaaatgaacaagcaACGAGCAACTCACTTGATTTAATAACCCTGAAAAGCACTTCAGTTGCTATTTTTTTCGAGTGCCGTTTGTTCACTTAACTGCAGAAGAGCAATACCGGCCATCTGTCTGGGGTTTAGGCCTGTTTTAAGTGGAGATTCATATGCATTCGTTTTCATAACAgtgtccatccatctattaattttttctgccactctAAATTCTTGTTGCAGAGCACCCGTATCGCCATTTAATTGAACCGCTGTCAGACGATGGAAGCCTCAAGTTCTTCAACCCGCACAAATTAAACGATCCAAGATATGGTGAGTCTGGACGGAGAAAAAATGGTTgccttatatatatttatatataatttttttttttaatgtatcttGTAGTCAAGCTTCCTCTGTCCATCCGCGTCTTACTGGAAGCGGCCATCCGAAACTGCGACGGCTTTTATGTCACAGAAGATGACGTCCAAAACATTTTGGACTGGGAGAAGCAACAGGCCTCGACCGAGGTGCCGTTCTCGCCAGCGCGGGTCCTCCTGCAGGACTTCACGTGAGTTGATTGTGGAGATGTCACCCGTTAATATCGTCATTTTCTTCCAAATTCGGTGTCAAATTTGACCTGGTTTTACGTTGACAGCAATGAAAATATTCTGTATGCCATTCTTTCACCATGAATTTGGATGGActcaaaaaatgcaaacatgctTGTTACACTTTGTGTTCACATTTGTTGGTCAAAGggttatttggtcatttggccGTGCAAAACGGATTTTCCTTAGGCAaagttttttggggttgttttaaatCCTCATGTAATttcctttattttatgttaagaCAACAAAATTGcgagtggcattaaacagccTGAAGGCTCCTTTTGGAAGAATTaactatctgccaaactgctgctggttgtgaagtgagttgagttcactttCACCAAACAGCCCAAATATTTGCTGGCCAGATAACGCTGAAATCAAAACAACTCTCGTTAGGTCGCtggtatctcaaggcaccgccacgtgtgtgtgtgtgttaagtcAAGGAAAATGCTGGGGAGCTTGAAACCGTCCTGGAAGCTGACTGTGTTGCAAAGCCACATATGTACAGGTTCCTGCAGAAACATCCACCTGTTGGTGTTTGAGAATCTTGAAAGAGTAAAACAGCGTTCAAAAGATCAACCAAACATACGAAAGAGCCGATAAGAGGGAAATTGGTGTGTCAGTTATTGCGCAAAATTCGCCCCTCAGTTACATCAGAGCTGAATGGAAGTTCAAAACCAGTCAGTCGCTgacacatttttagaaaaaagtaAGTAAGGAAAgttttacttggttgtttaattacacaaggaatCAGTAGGAACTCCAGAGACTCAACTATTTGtttacaagcaattaaaaaaaaaaagcttaaatttattgatgtgcaaagaatcgtcacaatctactccagtctgactcgctaatgctaattagcgcgctactcgtagcacttttatcactcaaaagaacggctatacatacaaaacgcttcaggaatgtatgcagagaagcatgttaacattacttaccggcatatgctcttcctaccctgcaaaaaaaaaaactttcattggcataattgattgtgactttttccttctactctctaatgtggctacaacttaac includes these proteins:
- the slc25a44a gene encoding solute carrier family 25 member 44a translates to MQQKGAIQIIEWEDLDKRKFYSLGVLMTLSTRATVYPASLIRTRLQVQKGKALYSGTVDAFCKILRAEGVRGLYRGFMINTFTLVSGQAYITTYELARRQVSRYSSSNTLKSVVAGGAASLVAQTITVPIDVVSQHLMMQGQGEHSGRFKAKPKMMLAPSKSRLTFGQTRDISVQIFAADGFRGFYRGYVASLLTYIPNSALWWPFYHFYAEQLSLMAPSECPHLILQALAGPMAAATASTITNPMDVVRARVQVEGRSSVVETFKQLLAEEGLGAVTKGLSARIMSSTPTSVLIVVGYETLKRLSLRDDLVQSRHW